In Salvia miltiorrhiza cultivar Shanhuang (shh) chromosome 4, IMPLAD_Smil_shh, whole genome shotgun sequence, the DNA window TAATTCTTCAAGCATTAGTTCGAGCTCACAAACAGGTACTTATATGAAACCTCTGCTTTCTTGTTAGAATATCCTATTGTAGTTAACATTGTAGGCTGGTTCGAATAAACAAACCTGATGCCTTTAGTTGCAGTTGATTAGATTGGCTGTTTGTGGTTGTAGCATCTATTTTGTTAGTTTCGTTGAGATAATTAACAGTATTCAAATATAAGATGCTCTTTAGTACTCAATCAGCTTGATGAAGATGTCAGGGTTTTGTTGTGATGTTGTTAAAGTTCCATCACCCAGACTCATTTTTGGGTCGAGATTTTCTTAAGATCTTATTTATATGATAGGAAGATGATCGTGCAAGAGACTTTGGGGTATATCTATGTGCATAACAGTCTCTCTGTCTGAGTGCCAATCCATTTCCATTTCGATAATCAATCCATCTAGAAAGAGCAGCTTAATTTCTGATTATCCCAACCCGAAATACTCATTAAGCAGACAAGTTTGTGAAGAAAAGTGACCCATTTCTTTCCTTCTATTATATCTTCAGATTGGACGGGACCAAGGGTCATTTGCACATTTCCGTTCTGCTTCACTGCCCATGCAGCGTTTTCAAGCTCTATCCACCATTAATCTGACTCTTCTTCATAAAAGAATGCCTTCAAGCGGAGTCATGGATCCTAGAAATCTTTGTCTGGATGCTGACGCAAGTAACAGGGAAAACATTTTCTCTGGTGGTTTTGATGTCAATGGTAAAAGCTTGTCAGGCCCCCTCCAGCTTCACAAGCTCAGTGGCGGAGAATAATTTATTGTACCATACATCGACTTCTGAGGCCTCTACCAAGGATCAGGTACTATATTTCATAGTGTTTGGTTGCCACATTGACGTTACTTTGCATTAACTCATGCATATATGTGAGCCAGGAACTCCTTTAGAGATTCAAAGAAAGATATCCTGCAGCCAATGCTTGGTAGTTGGTATATAGCTTATGCGGACAATAATTAGTGCTTCATTCTCCAGTTATAAGTTATCTTATTAGACTAGCCTACTCCACTAAGGGGCCGTTTACTGTTGAGGATTAACCTTGATAGATgaaaatagtaaggctaatcccttgtttacttagatggattgaaactttgggatatcccaagacccttgattatttctatcatttaagctagttttgcttgattcatattccattgaaagggtgagattggagaaatcctactccTAAGGGgcgtttattttgcatgattgagtatttttatcctcaagagtacgatttctccaatctcgccctttcaatgggataagaatcaagcaaaactagcttaaatgatagaaataatcaagggccttgggatatctcaaagttTTAATCCATCTAAGTAAACAATAaattagccttactatttttattcaAGTAAACAAGAGATTAGAAGCATAATTATCATTCACTTTTGAGCCTCCAAGCATGAATGAACTGCAGAAGAGTACTCCCTCCTGTCCTAGAAAAAATAGTcccaatttgtcattttggaacgtccacaaaaaatagtctcatTCTATTTATAGGCACTACCCCACAACATATTACCCTCAATATATAAACTTATTTACATATTCTACCGCATATGGATCACCACTTCACTCACAATACGTTCATCCACTTTTATTAATATttgtgccactccctcctaagaCTATTTTTccaggacagagggagtatacaATATTGGAGTAATTTCTAGTCTTTTGTTGCAGGATGATGTCAATTTTGAGCTAGAAAAATTGAGAATCGAACTCAGACATATACGAGGAATGTATGCAATGGCCCAAGGCGAGGCAATTGATGCTTCAAGAAAGGTAGATTTCTATAACTAAGGCTATTTTATTTATGGGAGGATAAACACAGGTCTGGACACCGAACCATTCTTTTTTCTGCTTAAACTTAGAACTGAAAGACTAAGGAACTAAACTTAATTGAAATCAACTCCTTCAAATCAAGAGGTCCGCAGGAAGAGTCCTGCCACAGCGTAAACACTGTTCTGTTTCGTAAGGTAATGCTAAGAAACCCTAATGTATGAAATTACTCTTTAAATGTCTACTAATTCTTGGCCAATGCAAGAGCCTTATTCCATATTAATATCAGACaacttatgaaataaaatagcAACGTATAAAGTAAAATAAGTCTGCCAAAATGTCTTCTAACCTGCATGTTAAGCCTCATGTGCTGCCTTCTTGCGCTGTACGTACACCTTCAAGGGTACGCTCGGCATGCTGCTACATATTTCTCTTTGCAAGATATCATTGTATTATCTTTAAACAGAGTAAACAATAGTTATAAATGTTCCATATGGAAAATGACGGAGCTTCGAGCAATTGCTGCTGATATTCAAGTTGAACTTACTTTAAGATAACATGTTACATTAATTTCCTTGCTCTCTTTCAGTTAAATGAACTTCAGAAACGTCATCTAGAGGAGGAGATTAATCTCAGAATGATAAGTTTAAAGGAGGAAGAAGCCAAAGAGTTGGCCAGACTGGAGAAAAAGAGATACGAAGATGCTTCAAGAGAAGCTGAACTTGTCAAGGACTGTGCTAAAAGAGAAGCAgtggaaagaaaagaagcagAGATCCGAGTTTCTCGTCAaaccaaagaaaaagaaaatcttgAAAGCATCTTGAATGGCCATTTCTATCAGTACCGTCAGTTTACATGGGAAGAAATTATATCTGCAACGTCATCATTTTCTGAGGATCTTAAAATTGGAACGGGTGCATATGGAACTGTATATAAATGCAGTTTTCAGCATACAACTGCTGCTGTGAAAGTTCTCCATGATAAGGAAGGAAGCAGAGTAAAACAATTTGAACAAGAGGTATGTATTTCCTTAGGGTGTGTTCTCTTAGATGGAAAAGGGTGGAAAACAATTGTTTTCTACTCTTTTCCACCCTTTTCACATGTTCTGTAGACTAGATTATTTTTCCCAGCCAGAATGAAAAATTTTCTTAGGGCAgctattttccttcattttcaaTCCAATTATGGATGATATTATCATGAGGGGTTGGTATGACAACATTGTCATGTGAGGAAGGAGgagtgtgaaaaaaaaaaaaaaaccatcctAGAGAACATGGGGTAAAAAAGGTGGAGACCACTAAAATGCGATAAAATTTACCCTCTTTTCTTATCCCTTGTTTCTCATGATAAAATTTACTATAAAAGAGAATGCACCCTTATTAGAATAACAATGAGTTTTTTAATATCCTCCCAGGGAGACAGATAGCAGAGATTATCCTTGTAAATACACATTATGTCTTTTTGATAAATGTCACGTAACACTTCTCATAATCATTTTTTCCTTAAGAAAATTAACCTGATTCAGATTTTCAAAGTTCTGAATGCTCTCTCTTTCCTGGTATAGCTGAAAATATTGAGCAAAATTCGCCATCCGCACTTGCTGATTCTTTTGGGTGCATGCCCTGACCAAAGTTGCTTGGTATACGAGTTCATGGAGAATGGTAGCCTTGAAGATAGACTGTTCAGGAGAAACAATACTCCTCCTGTTTTATGGTTTGATCGCGTCCGGATTGCCTGGGAAGTAGCTTCAGCTCTTGTCTTCCTTCATAATTCGAAGCCCAGAGCAATCATACATCGTGATCTAAAGCCAGCAAACATATTGCTTGATCGTAATTATGTGAGTAAAATTGGAGATGTTGGACTTTCAACTGTGGTTAGCGAAGATTCTCTTCTATTATCCACAGCATACAAGGACACAGCTCCAGTGGGTACATTGTGCTATATCGACCCTGAGTATCAAAGAACAGGAGTAGTCTGCCCTAAGTCGGATGTTTATGCCTTTGGGATGGTTCTTTTGCAATTGCTGACAGCAAAACCAGCAATCGCCCTCGCTCACAAAGTGGAGAGTGCAGTGGGTGAAGATCGATTGTTGGAGGTTACTAGACACAGAATGTGGTGCATGGCCCATTGAAGAAGCAAAGGATTTAGCTCTCATTGCATTGAAATGCACTGAACTTAGACGAAGGGATAGACCTGATTTAGAAGATGAAGTTCTTCCCGCTTTGGAGAAATTGAAAGATGTTGCTGAGAGAGCTCGAGATACGGCATTAGTTTCTGCACCACCACCTCCTAAACACTTTACATGTCCCATTCTCAGAGTAAGCCTATTTCCATCATTTTTTCCCGTAGGTGATCAGTCTGTATTTGTTTTCCGTTAGGCATCTTCCgcgtttattttgtcaaatacttCTCAAGAGCCTATAAGCTCATAAACAACATATAAGTTGTTTTAAGGAGCTTATACtgtcagccaaacaccctctaaccTGGTAAATTTTGCACTGCAGGAAGTGATGACTGATCCTTGTGTTGCTGCGGATGGCTATACATATGACAGAATGGCGATTGAGGCGTGGCTTCTGGAGAAAGATACGTCTCCTATAACTGAATTACCATTGCCTCACAAGCACCTAATTCCCAACTTCGCCCTTCTTTCTGCGATTATGGAATGGAAAGCTAGGAAGCAAACATAATCCTGTTCATTTTATGAGTTCTGTGAATGTGTTTTTATAGGTTTAGATGCTGAGTGTGAAGCAAACAGTGTAGGGATAGAACAAACAGTCCCTTTTACGCATGAGCAGGAAAATGAAAATGTATTTTTCTagagtatatacatatatgtgaaTGATATAGCGTGAACTTCAAGTGTAAATATGGAATTGCATAGCAATTGGCTTATAATCTGAACCTATATTTGGTCTCTCAAATCTCAATTCTCAATCACATATAGGACgtttggtttgaatgataaGACTggatttgataaaataatttttaatttaattcaatatttCGTTTGTATGATTTGATCCGTGTTTATATATTTACATagttgtgttcaattatatgcataagtAACACGACGAGcagtgtgaaaaaaaaaaagtcagattaaaaattcatattaaattgaagattttttttttaaaatctaaaaTTTGTATTTCTACTTTGCTCCTCCGTGTATTTTGATTTGGAAGACCTCTGTCACGTGTCACATTCTTAATGCGCCGCATAAACACAAGTGGGCTTAtataaaagggttaattacgcgaCATGAACTTTTGGTAGATTttcaaactttccatgaactttttttttatcaaaaataccctgaattTAATCgtctgaacaatttttccatgattttaaaaaattcccaaattgagTGTTGACGTGGCATTTTTAAATAACCTGAAATATGACATGGCACCGTCGGACGGGAACCAAAGCGACGTCGTTTCGTTGGGgtaaaacggcgtcgttttacCTTAAATTCCAGCCCTCGTCTTCTTCTCTCTGAACTCCGGCGAGGAGCCACCGCGGCGGAGGCGCGACTGGCAACGGCGAAAGCCAGTGCTGCCCGCGTCACAGCGGTCCGCGACAGCCGCCAACAACAGAGAGAGATGGGGGATCGAGCAAGAGAGAgacaagagagaagagagggaacgtagagagagagaagggagaggaagaagaagaattagctttttttttgtttttttttatatattatttttcatgtGGCAATTTTTGGTCCACATAAGCGCCATATCAGCTCGTATTGCCTAAAAATTGCCATGTCAGCCCGGAGCTTCACCGGAGgaaaaaatcatggaaaaattgttcagacgattaaattcagggaattttttattaaaaaaaaagttcatggaaagtttggaaatccgaccaaagttcatgatttttcgcgtaattaaccctatataAAACTacacaaattttttaaattgtgtACAAAAAATACGCACGTTTTGAAATCTCTACATCTTATAGCCATTTACATTATTTAATAATACTAGCAGTAAGAACGTGCGATGCATGTTTAACACATGTGATTTTATactatgaaattaaataaaatacataaatattattatatagttttgaatatttttattaattaattgtatttattaaattggctcattcatttgattataactgaaatttaaaaaatgaatcaatcaaactattaatgaataaatttatatagGTTAATTGCGCCAAAACTCATGAACTTTGGTCTGATTTTCAAACTTTCCatgaaattcaatttttaccttcaattccctgaatttaaatGTTTGTTCAATTTTCTCACACTTTTGAACTTCGGTGGGTGAGCTAGCTCTTACGTGGCAATAGCGAATTGACATAGCGTCTACTTAGATTGAAAAATTGACACATGGaaagtaataaataaaaaaaacagaaatgaaaaaaaaaaattcatcccttaaaattgaagttcatggaaagtttggaaatcgAGCCAAAGTTCATGAATTTTGGCATAATTAACCTATTTAAATATAAGAAAGTAATATTCATAATATACGCCTAAGTGAAAAATGCAAAAAGACCTATGAAAAATATCCTAAATTATCTAAGTACAGAGCATGACGAAATTTAAatcttttcttgtttgattttgacgaGTGGGGATCTTTTCTTCTTATTGTTGGTTTGCAACAATAACAAATAATGATAAAAGCATTGAGTACATCGATTGTACATACATTATTAGACTTCCCAGGTAAAATGTTTATCTTTTTATTTGCAAGGAGAGCATACATGCGTATTGTTAATTCCACCAGTTTAATCAATTTTTCTAGCTATATCCCTCTTTGATAGATGAGCAAGCAAAggaaaatttatgaaaaagtaATGATGGAGAAATAATGATAAATCATTGAGTACATCGATTGTAGATAAATTATTGGACTTCCCAAGTAGAATGCTTATCTTTTCATTTGAAAGGTGAGCTACATGCTTATTGCTAATTCCATCAGTTTAATCAATTTTTCTGGCTATATCGCTCTTTGATAGATGAGTAAAGGACAATTTATGAGAAAAATAATGACGGCGAATGAGAATGGCGATGTAGAATTTTTCTTTCTACATGGATATGATGGTACATGAAAGACATATATTTGGAACACCTTATATTCGACCATATGTGGAAGGAGCGATATAGTATTCAATAGCTTCGAGTGGTATAGCTTTGCTACTGTTGCCTCGGTATGCCATTGGATTGTCACGAAAACTCCACATGCAACAAGATCAACCCTGATAATGATTTAAGTGGAGTCCTCGAGAAGACAAAGCTTATTATTTAGGATGAGGCACTAATGACGCACAGATACTGCTCAAAGCGATCGAGAGAAGCTTAAAGGATGTTATGAGATCTTCTGAATAGGGCTAATAAACC includes these proteins:
- the LOC131020083 gene encoding LOW QUALITY PROTEIN: U-box domain-containing protein 35-like (The sequence of the model RefSeq protein was modified relative to this genomic sequence to represent the inferred CDS: inserted 4 bases in 2 codons; deleted 2 bases in 2 codons) — translated: MEEKSRKRVEGLDELPPPAYSVVAVAISGSRKTKHVISWALDKFVPEGLVYFKLLHVRPLVSSIPTPMGNFIPISQVRDDVAAAYKKEMEWQTAEKLLPCKKMCSQRKVQVEIVQIESDDVVTAISGEIQKHKINKLVIGASSRSIFSRARTLSSKISECCPTFCTVYAVSKGKLSSLRPSDSETNQSFRDDSSDTSSDXNSSSISSSSQTDIGRDQGSFAHFRSASLPMQRFQALSTINLTLLHKRMPSSGVMDPRNLCLDADASNRENIFSGGFDVNXVKACQAPSSFTSSVAENNLLYHTSTSEASTKDQDDVNFELEKLRIELRHIRGMYAMAQGEAIDASRKLNELQKRHLEEEINLRMISLKEEEAKELARLEKKRYEDASREAELVKDCAKREAVERKEAEIRVSRQTKEKENLESILNGHFYQYRQFTWEEIISATSSFSEDLKIGTGAYGTVYKCSFQHTTAAVKVLHDKEGSRVKQFEQELKILSKIRHPHLLILLGACPDQSCLVYEFMENGSLEDRLFRRNNTPPVLWFDRVRIAWEVASALVFLHNSKPRAIIHRDLKPANILLDRNYVSKIGDVGLSTVVSEDSLLLSTAYKDTAPVGTLCYIDPEYQRTGVVCPKSDVYAFGMVLLQLLTAKPAIALAHKVESAVGEDRLLELLDTECGAWPIEEAKDLALIALKCTELRRRDRPDLEDEVLPALEKLKDVAERARDTALVSAPPPPKHFTCPILREVMTDPCVAADGYTYDRMAIEAWLLEKDTSPITELPLPHKHLIPNFALLSAIMEWKARKQT